caggggTGGTCATAGGGGGCTGCCACAAGGCGCTGCAAGGGGACTCGAGAGACCTCGGACTAGACTGGACGGTGCAACATGTTTATTACATTTTCCACACCATCATTTCGCTTTCCACGAGCTCCGCGAGTCCATTTCCTAGCGTTTATTTTGCGGTGTGGGCATTACTTTTTATTAGCACCAGCGAGGAGGTTTCGGTTTTCAGAGCTGCCTTGCCTGCGGCACAGTTGGCTTGTTGCAGCGACCGCAAAGATTTGGtttcaatttgcattttcGGCTTCATTGAAGCCGCTGCAATTTGCAGAGTGGGTTAAATAAAGTGGGCCATGGATTTATCACGTTTTTCCCCCAGTCGGTTTGTAGGACATGTGCCGCTAACCGATATTTGAACCGCTGGAGACCCGTCAGAGCAAGAGGCCCAGCTCCGTTTTATTACCATATTGGGGCTAACTCTCTTGGTGGCTAGTTGTTTCTTGTAGCTTTGTTTATGTAACTGTAGCATTTGCAGTTTATTGATTATGCAATAAATAATCGCCAGCACAATGCCTGAGACCTGGTGTTGTAATCCCCAATCCTCAACGCCTCCTGTTTTCCCCTCTTAGAGTGCGGCTAATGCCAAAAGAATGGCCACAATAAAATCTGGCTAATGGCTCTGATGGGGAGTCGAGCGAGTACTTCGTTACTGAGGTCGACAAGACAACAGACTCCAGTCTAAGTTTAccatattaaaatataagaaacttaggttttaattattttattttactgtcTTTAGCAACAGTtgaactttgttttttttttaaggaaaacaACTAAATTAGACCCCGTCAAAAGTGCTAATACAAGGAAAactaaagaaagaaaatatttgtagATTAGTGGGTTAAGAGCTCGAATGGATATCGTGTGGTGTCTGGATTTTCGTAATTGCTTTTCGTCCGGACTTATTCAAATGATGGCCAACTAAACCCGCTTTTTCTCGGCGGTAGCAGCCAAGTGGAAAGTGAATGCGGGAAACATTGCAGACATGTGAGTTTTcagtttcatttcatttttttccacCGCTCCGCCAGTGTGCCTGTGTTGGCCATTATGCCATAAGTTAGTGGGCCAACTTTATGGTCGGTTCGCCGATCCCAGCGATCGCAACGCGTAATCGCCGGCAATTTGACGGAAAATGTTCGAAATCGTGTGTAAATTGCAATCAGAAATAGCAAAATTAATAACATGCAGCAGCTCGCATTTTAATTGCTCTAGTTATGCAgcaatataattaaaaaggaGAAAATATTGCCACTAATTATGCAACCAACTGGagaaataatgaaataaatagaATATTTTGACACTTACTTGATGTAGGGGATATTTGCGGGGATGTGGTACTTGGCGCCCAAGTCGAAGTCCATTTCTGACCGCAGAACTGGCGGCTTTATTCCCGAATATTTTTCtctgaaaaaaatgaattcaataAAACTGTTTTccaacatatgtatatgtgttaGGGTACCCACCGCATATTCCAGTAATGACAATTCATGGTTCGCTTGTTTGCATTTCCACTAAACACATCGTAACGCCAATTGTCCAAAGATAAGGCAAAGGGCAAAAAAGCTACCTGAAAGATAAAGTTATATAGTCTTCCGAAGTTCCGAGTAGttccaaaatatttattagttttataCAAGTATGCATAGTCCAGTAgcggatttaaggaaaaaggcccagtgggcaaaatttttttagggtacattgaagggtattttgaagggtacagcccagaaaatttgacaaaaaatcttaaaaatattttgttcccagattttgatgcagatttatgaagaatcgatccacaaatcgtttaaggtattccgttcaagaatcggatgaatatttcctaagatatggcctacgcagtgagtcatatggggctccccatgcattttgcacattttgaaggggacagcccagaaaatttgacaaaaaatcttaaaaatattttgttcccagattttgatgcagctttatggagaatcgatccagaaatcgtttaaggtattccgctcaagaatcggatgaatatttcctaagatatggcctacgcagtgagtcatatggggctccccattcattttgcacattttgaaggggacagcccagaaaatttgacaaaaaatcttaaaaatattttgttcccaaattttgatgcagatttatggagaatcgatccacaaatcgtttaaagtattccgctcaagaatcggatgaatatttcctaagatatggcctacgcagtgagtcatatggggctccccattcattttgcaaattttgaaggggacagcccagaaaatttgacaaaaaatcttaaaaatattttgttcccaaattttgatgcagatttatggagaatcgatccaaaaatcgtttaaagtattccgctcaagaatcggatgaatatttcctaagatatggcctacgcagtgggtcatatggggctccccatgcattttgcacattttgaaggggacagcccagaaaatttgacaaaaaatcttaaaaatattttgttcccaaattttgatgcagatttatggagaatcgatccacaaatcgtttaaagtattccgctcaagaatcggatgaatatttcctaagatatggcctacgcagtgggtcatatggggctccccatgcattttgcacattttgaaggggacagcccagaaaatttgacaaaaaatcttaaaaatattttgttcccagattttgatgcagatttatggagaatcgatccacaaatcgtttaaagtattccgctcaagaatcggatgaatatttcctaagatatggcctacgcagtgggtcatatggggctccccatgcattttgcacattttgaaggggacagcccagaaaatttgacaaaaaatcttaaaaatattttgttcccagattttgatgcagatttgtggaaaagaaatcgaaggCGTAACTTTCAGCACGAGGGGCCCTGAAATCCTTTCGTCGggggggcccagtgggcaagcgcgcctttgcccacctgttaaatccgccactggcATAGACTTTTTCTAATTAGacactacatttatgtattcaggaaatgtttttgaaaacttttagtTTCATTTTAAGAACAAACATTTAATAGACAGACAATGTAGTTTTATGTTTCAATAACAATTCCATCTAGCACGAAATGTagcacaaaataaaatcataatgatggaaatattaaagaaatttaaaattctaatgAAAATTGTATGACTGCAATTATTAttgcaaaataatttatattaatccctaacatttttaaaagaaaaaattaaatccgcCATGGGTTTCCCTAAATGGTATGTTTTTTCAGATCAGAGTTATGAAATAATATTCAACTAATTGGGTACAATATTGAatctttttttatgaaaaaaattaagttttatcAAGTAATATAGCTGACAGTAAGCCTAAACATTTACCTTATCAATTGCCATGGTGAAAAGATAGTTGATATCGTAACTAGACTCGTCCAGCGATCTTTGGAGCAATCCTAGAGTTTGTAAGTGTCGAGGAGTTGAAACAGACAAGGCGATGGCATCGCCCACGGCCTGGTGGAAGGCAGGATTGGCGCCGTTCCGGAATATCTTGGGAAGGTGTCGGTACTGCAGGAAATACTGAATGTGGGCCATTTCGTGGTGCACACTAATCAGACTCCTCTGATTGATGTCCGTGCAGAGCTTCACACGGAAATCGTGGCGATTGCAAAAGTCCCAGGCGGAGGGCTCGCACAGAACCCTCCGATCCAATGGCTGTTCAAAAACCGAGTTTCGATAAAACTCCGGTCCCACGGCTGACATGTTTATCGAAGTAAAGAACTCCTCGGCCAGCTGAAACATCAGAAGCGGCGTATAACCCTGCTCCACCATGCGAGGCGTGACGTCGATCAACTTGCGTCCCGGATAGGGTATCAGGATGTCCAGCACATTCGACCACGACTGGCCGTACATGTTGCCAAGAATATGGGAGGGAATCGGAGCTATGCGGTTGATCCTATCCGGTCCATAGTAATCCCTCAGCTTCCGCCGCACATACGCGTGTAGGCTTTCGTAAAGAGGACGTATCTGTTCCCAAACGATGTCCATATCCTGCCGGAAGTTCCCGGACTCATAGGCCAAATACCAATACTCCCCGCCATTGGTCACAtctgaaagaaaaatatatgttaTGTTTGAATCGAGGATCGAGGTTAACCCACTTACTATTCACATAGGCCACCTCCTGCATGACGTCAATCAACTGCTCATAGCTATCCCGCATGCCCCGACCCGCCTTTCTGTGGAACTCCACCCACGTGTGCTGCAACTCGTCCCAATCCCTGCTCTTGGCCATGATGTCTTTCAAGTTTGGTATGTAGTGAAGGTCGCATTGAAAAGGCTGCTGGTAAGCACAAATGCTGGCGCTGTTGTACAGGAACAGCATCTCATTAAGCAGACGATTGTACTAAGGgagagaaaatatataagtttaaaaatatcataataatgGCTTACACTAACCCGGTCTAGAACATCCAGGGGCAGAGCATTGGGCCCCACTTCAGACTGCAACATCAGTTGTCTGTAGAGGCGACGATCGAAAATGAGATCTTTGTTAATTCGTTTAGATTGTTCGGCAGTAATACGTTGAAATTCGACATAACGCTGCTGGGCATTGAGCTggggaaataaattaaagataataggaataatttaaaataatatttatttgaaatctGTAAAATCGGCATTTGCATTGCTTTCGTATTCTAGAAGTCTCACTGAAAAAGCTTATAGATATATCAAATAGACTTCGCCAATCCACTTTCATTtggatatttttaattttgaaagaaaaagatGTACCGACATAAATACTTCTTTAAGTAAAgctaagaaaataaaacataataacATATTTGGAATATCAATTTACTGCTGGCTTTTATCATACATCCAACAAAGCTGTAACTATTTGATAATGCATTAATTCCTCCCATAAAATGGCCCACTTCCTATAGCAACTTATATAGTTACCAAATCCTAATAAACCTTTTCGATGAGCTCCAAACGCTTTTAAATCTAGGTATCGTAGTTTGTAAAACATAAAGCCCTCTCAGCAACTAACTTCAATCACCAAATATTCCGCAAAACATCAAGACACTCGTAGCTCGGAAAATCTGTGTACATATAGCGCTTTGACATTGGCATGTCTGCCTGGGAATCTGACAAGGCACTGCGACCTTGAGAGCTCGACTTTTCTAACTAAGCCGAGTGGGTGCGTGTATGTAAGAAATCTGGTATCGTGGCCCATGAGAAAATTCACCCCCACCACTGCAAAGATCGCGTGCCTCGTAACCACAATTACATGATGGACGAAAACGAACGTATTTTCCATTTGGCCAAAACCGCTCACTCACCGCTTCCGTTTGGGTAAAATCGTTGACATTCGTCTCGAAATTCCACTGGGCGGCCACGTTGGCAGTGCACTCTAGGGATCCTTTCTGGTCGGACTCCACGAGTAGGGTGCGCAGCTTTTCTAGCTCCTGTTGGTAGCGACGGTCCTGCTGGTACCTTTGTCGCTCCAGATAGCCCTGATTCAGGTTGAATCGATCCTGGTTGGAAAGAAAGGGGTTTTCGAAACGATTTCGGTTGTTGACGCCCACAAATTCCACATTTGGATTGTTATTGTAGTTGTACTGATCGTTGGGATTGAAGTTTCGGTCTCCTTGGGTGGAATAGGGTACGTCCGAGAGGCGGCCGTTCAAGTTGGGATCATTTCCAAAAGCCCGATCCGTGGTGCTCGAAATGGGTCCATAATTGTGGTTGGAATAACGATCCCCGCTAAAGGGGGAGTCACTGAAGTTGACACGAGGGGAAGGGTACGCATAACCGATCCTTTGGCGCTCATCATTGGTCTGGCCGAACTGAAAGGGAGATGGGCAAGGATAACATATTGTCCTTGAACAACATTCTTCATCTGGGACAACTCTAACCCGAAAGTCGTCCAGACCATCGTCGGCTTGGCCCCCGCCGCCCTCGTCGGAATAGGGCGGCCCGTACCGCTGGTCTCGATCCCGGTCCGCTCGCAGTTGGGCGGGTGTGGTGGCCACATTCGGGGTATAGCCGTTGTAGAACACCTCTGGACGGGGGGTGGGCAGGTTCAGCTGGGGATCGGCCCAACTTAAGCTGGGACTGAGGCAGAGCCAGACCAAAAACGAAGCACTTTTCATTATATTTATCTTAAGATCTATATTCCACACTGCCAAGGTCGCTGCTGACAGCAACGCTTTTAAGCTCTTTCACAGCAATTAGGTATTTTAATTACAAGGTACTGACACCACTTAAGCATACAAGATGGATAggattaaaaataatacacgGTTAGAACCTGAAGTGATCTTGAAGAGATAATACTCTCCCTTTTTATTCACTTTTCAGGTTTCACTTTCACTTGAAGCACACTTGTTCCGATTTCGCAGTTGCAATGTTTGGCCACCACCCACGTAACGTCCGGTAACACGTCTAAAACCCTACTGACTAGACAGtaagaatattttttcgaaattactTGCCACTTTTTTCCCAACTcgaaaatgaattcaaatttGAACGCAGTCGCTATCTCAGTTGCAGTTAACGTCGCTGTTGGCGTCGTCGTCTGCGATGTACgtatctgtatatatattttgtatattcgTGTGAGATAATCGCAATTAGCACTGGGACTCAGTTGATGTCGGTActaggagaaaaaaaaacaaacaaaaaaaagtacacCACAACCAACGAATCATCCAAAAGCTTGGGAACAACAATGGGGGGACACTCGAATGTGTGAGCAGATTTGTATGTAAATGTGTTTGGCATGCATGTTGTTACCCTCCCATTATGAGGGAGGGTAAGGGTGCCCCCACACACAGGTACACGAACCTGCACTTGTGTGTTTCAGTGTACTTATCAGAAAAAAACACAACCGCATAATAATGGTTTACTGTGAGAAAGTAAACGACATTTGAGTGGACTGCTGTGGTTACGACTCactcaattttaaaataaagtttgaaaactcataaaaatataaccaTTTAGAAGATTTTGTTTAGCTCACCATTAAAATAGGTATTATAATAGTTATTCTTATGCTCTATACGTAGAGCAACTACTGCCGCGCATGCGCTCCACACATATTTCAAGATTCATTCAGCATCCACCCGCATTTGTGGCATTTTTGTTGCCGATCTTGACCCAGCGAAATGTGGATACTGTCTTGACTCGgagcaacaaaagcaaacagGTGTAGTTATGTGGCTGCAACCAATGCGTTCCACCTGGTGGCAAGTGCAAATCACTGATTCAACTCAGGTTAATGGCCAGAAACTAATGTGGTGTGATTTCGATGCAGTTGGGCATGTAAATATTGGTTCCACAAGCCGGTAAACTTGAATTACTTCAGAAGCTTAATGTGGAAAATGACTTCAACATAGTAAAATCAGATATGTTTACCATATcatctttttttaaactttttcctattatttgctttttagACTCTATGTTACTTAATGTTAATGATTCACCTGAATCGAATTTTCTTATTATAATAACAATTTTCACGACTAAGAAACTGACTATTAAAATGCAAGGTGTTGGGTTCGAGAGCGCTACACCCTCGCCGCTGGAAAGTGCAATGGTGACACAGAATCACGTGAAAAGGTTGACTCATGATAAGGGAACGATTACTGGAGATGCTCAAGATACGGGGACATGGGGAGAAAACTATCCTCTCAGGTGCTGACTTGTGTGTCATGACTGGCCGAGCAAATGAATTGAATGACTTGGCACGCTGATTGATGGCTTGATTGCCAGACAAACGAGAGTGCACGGAATATGCGAAAGATATGTGATTCAGACTATAATTAGATTGGGATCTGTGGAGTCTTTCTACCTAGGAAATGAGCtcataaatatttgcaaaattTATGATTTGGTTGGCTGCTTGTATATCCCTAAAAAAATTAGATGTATATTCGGCTCTACGCTAATTAAGAGTCAAGGTCGAGCTGTAGACGGTAgaaatatttagaaatatCACATCACACCCAAGCGCCAGCCCTGTAAGAACAGTTTAATATAGA
This region of Drosophila bipectinata strain 14024-0381.07 chromosome 2L, DbipHiC1v2, whole genome shotgun sequence genomic DNA includes:
- the Ance-3 gene encoding angiotensin-converting enzyme, with amino-acid sequence MKSASFLVWLCLSPSLSWADPQLNLPTPRPEVFYNGYTPNVATTPAQLRADRDRDQRYGPPYSDEGGGGQADDGLDDFRFGQTNDERQRIGYAYPSPRVNFSDSPFSGDRYSNHNYGPISSTTDRAFGNDPNLNGRLSDVPYSTQGDRNFNPNDQYNYNNNPNVEFVGVNNRNRFENPFLSNQDRFNLNQGYLERQRYQQDRRYQQELEKLRTLLVESDQKGSLECTANVAAQWNFETNVNDFTQTEALNAQQRYVEFQRITAEQSKRINKDLIFDRRLYRQLMLQSEVGPNALPLDVLDRYNRLLNEMLFLYNSASICAYQQPFQCDLHYIPNLKDIMAKSRDWDELQHTWVEFHRKAGRGMRDSYEQLIDVMQEVAYVNNVTNGGEYWYLAYESGNFRQDMDIVWEQIRPLYESLHAYVRRKLRDYYGPDRINRIAPIPSHILGNMYGQSWSNVLDILIPYPGRKLIDVTPRMVEQGYTPLLMFQLAEEFFTSINMSAVGPEFYRNSVFEQPLDRRVLCEPSAWDFCNRHDFRVKLCTDINQRSLISVHHEMAHIQYFLQYRHLPKIFRNGANPAFHQAVGDAIALSVSTPRHLQTLGLLQRSLDESSYDINYLFTMAIDKVAFLPFALSLDNWRYDVFSGNANKRTMNCHYWNMREKYSGIKPPVLRSEMDFDLGAKYHIPANIPYIKYFFSTVLQFQIYRAMCREAGQYVPGDPRKPLHKCDIYRQPAAGNILKKLMSKGASQPWQEVLEETLQEGRLDGSALREYFAPLEEWLRQENLRTNEYVGWNYDGDYCKRSIETAGLQVFGGYYNSAQEMGLSLHLLVLSICFYFSFNF